A genomic window from Sorex araneus isolate mSorAra2 chromosome 2, mSorAra2.pri, whole genome shotgun sequence includes:
- the GTPBP8 gene encoding GTP-binding protein 8 isoform X6: protein MAAPVLRPGLGRLPKMQPLWRASRVHSTSQAFTEVLRLPKKKLTELVFPLRELERHLVPDSRPALRLNIFEPGLEDIARAESLFTATAANRIEYVSSAVRLDHAPNLPRPEGHTKKMNFYKVGKYFTLVDMPGYGYKAPEDFVDMVETYLKERRNLLRTFLLVDSVVGIQKTDNIAIEMCEEFALPYVMVLTKIDKSSKGYLLKQVLQIQKFVDTKTQGCFPQLFPVSAVTYSGIHLLRCFIATITGNLKA from the exons ATGGCCGCGCCCGTGCTGCGGCCTGGCCTGGGCAGGCTTCCCAAGATGCAGCCGTTGTGGCGGGCGAGCCGAGTTCACAGCACTTCCCAGGCCTTCACGGAGGTGCTACGACTGCCGAAGAAGAAATTGACGGAACTCGTGTTCCCGCTGCGAGAACTCGAGCGGCACCTCGTCCCGGACTCGAGGCCCGCCCTGCGCCTGAACATCTTCGAGCCGGGCCTGGAGGACATCGCCAGGGCCGAGAGCTTATTTACGGCCACTGCCGCCAACCGCATCGAGTACGTCAGTTCCGCCGTGCGTCTGGACCACGCCCCGAACCTCCCCCGCCCGGAG GGTCatacaaagaaaatgaatttttacaaGGTTGGAAAATACTTCACGTTGGTGGACATGCCAGGTTATGGCTATAAAGCACCTGAAGATTTTGTTGACATGGTAGAGACCTATCTAAAAGAACGaaggaa TTTATTgagaacatttttattagtgGACAGTGTTGTTGGAATTCAAAAAACAGACAATATTGCCATAGAAATGTGTGAAGAATTTGCATTACCTTATGTG atGGTATTAACAAAAATTGACAAATCTTCCAAGGGCTATCTATTAAAGCAAGTGCTTCAGATCCAAAAATTTGTTGATACTAAAACACAGGGGTGTTTTCCTCAGTTGTTTCCTGTAAG
- the GTPBP8 gene encoding GTP-binding protein 8 isoform X2 has product MAAPVLRPGLGRLPKMQPLWRASRVHSTSQAFTEVLRLPKKKLTELVFPLRELERHLVPDSRPALRLNIFEPGLEDIARAESLFTATAANRIEYVSSAVRLDHAPNLPRPEVCFIGRSNVGKSSLIKALFSLAPEVEVRVSKKPGHTKKMNFYKVGKYFTLVDMPGYGYKAPEDFVDMVETYLKERRNLLRTFLLVDSVVGIQKTDNIAIEMCEEFALPYVMVLTKIDKSSKGYLLKQVLQIQKFVDTKTQGCFPQLFPVSAVTYSGIHLLRCFIATITGNLKA; this is encoded by the exons ATGGCCGCGCCCGTGCTGCGGCCTGGCCTGGGCAGGCTTCCCAAGATGCAGCCGTTGTGGCGGGCGAGCCGAGTTCACAGCACTTCCCAGGCCTTCACGGAGGTGCTACGACTGCCGAAGAAGAAATTGACGGAACTCGTGTTCCCGCTGCGAGAACTCGAGCGGCACCTCGTCCCGGACTCGAGGCCCGCCCTGCGCCTGAACATCTTCGAGCCGGGCCTGGAGGACATCGCCAGGGCCGAGAGCTTATTTACGGCCACTGCCGCCAACCGCATCGAGTACGTCAGTTCCGCCGTGCGTCTGGACCACGCCCCGAACCTCCCCCGCCCGGAG GTGTGTTTTATAGGCAGAAGCAATGTTGGAAAATCTTCTCTAATAAAGGCTTTATTTTCATTGGCCCCAGAGGTTGAAGTTAGAGTCTCCAAAAAACCG GGTCatacaaagaaaatgaatttttacaaGGTTGGAAAATACTTCACGTTGGTGGACATGCCAGGTTATGGCTATAAAGCACCTGAAGATTTTGTTGACATGGTAGAGACCTATCTAAAAGAACGaaggaa TTTATTgagaacatttttattagtgGACAGTGTTGTTGGAATTCAAAAAACAGACAATATTGCCATAGAAATGTGTGAAGAATTTGCATTACCTTATGTG atGGTATTAACAAAAATTGACAAATCTTCCAAGGGCTATCTATTAAAGCAAGTGCTTCAGATCCAAAAATTTGTTGATACTAAAACACAGGGGTGTTTTCCTCAGTTGTTTCCTGTAAG
- the GTPBP8 gene encoding GTP-binding protein 8 isoform X5, whose protein sequence is MAAPVLRPGLGRLPKMQPLWRASRVHSTSQAFTEVLRLPKKKLTELVFPLRELERHLVPDSRPALRLNIFEPGLEDIARAESLFTATAANRIEYVSSAVRLDHAPNLPRPEGHTKKMNFYKVGKYFTLVDMPGYGYKAPEDFVDMVETYLKERRNLLRTFLLVDSVVGIQKTDNIAIEMCEEFALPYVMVLTKIDKSSKGYLLKQVLQIQKFVDTKTQGCFPQLFPVRSLLELPVSIFSLFHLRLHPTLNHSKNKTLLLKSS, encoded by the exons ATGGCCGCGCCCGTGCTGCGGCCTGGCCTGGGCAGGCTTCCCAAGATGCAGCCGTTGTGGCGGGCGAGCCGAGTTCACAGCACTTCCCAGGCCTTCACGGAGGTGCTACGACTGCCGAAGAAGAAATTGACGGAACTCGTGTTCCCGCTGCGAGAACTCGAGCGGCACCTCGTCCCGGACTCGAGGCCCGCCCTGCGCCTGAACATCTTCGAGCCGGGCCTGGAGGACATCGCCAGGGCCGAGAGCTTATTTACGGCCACTGCCGCCAACCGCATCGAGTACGTCAGTTCCGCCGTGCGTCTGGACCACGCCCCGAACCTCCCCCGCCCGGAG GGTCatacaaagaaaatgaatttttacaaGGTTGGAAAATACTTCACGTTGGTGGACATGCCAGGTTATGGCTATAAAGCACCTGAAGATTTTGTTGACATGGTAGAGACCTATCTAAAAGAACGaaggaa TTTATTgagaacatttttattagtgGACAGTGTTGTTGGAATTCAAAAAACAGACAATATTGCCATAGAAATGTGTGAAGAATTTGCATTACCTTATGTG atGGTATTAACAAAAATTGACAAATCTTCCAAGGGCTATCTATTAAAGCAAGTGCTTCAGATCCAAAAATTTGTTGATACTAAAACACAGGGGTGTTTTCCTCAGTTGTTTCCTGTAAG ATCTCTGCTGGAACTTCCTGTCAGCATCTTCAGTCTCTTTCACCTTAGGCTTCATCCAACCCTTAAccacagtaaaaataaaacccttcttTTAAAGAGCAGCTAA
- the GTPBP8 gene encoding GTP-binding protein 8 isoform X3, translated as MAAPVLRPGLGRLPKMQPLWRASRVHSTSQAFTEVLRLPKKKLTELVFPLRELERHLVPDSRPALRLNIFEPGLEDIARAESLFTATAANRIEYVSSAVRLDHAPNLPRPEVCFIGRSNVGKSSLIKALFSLAPEVEVRVSKKPGHTKKMNFYKVGKYFTLVDMPGYGYKAPEDFVDMVETYLKERRNLLRTFLLVDSVVGIQKTDNIAIEMCEEFALPYVMVLTKIDKSSKGYLLKQVLQIQKFVDTKTQGCFPQLFPVRSLNRHTSGARVKNYFLKDP; from the exons ATGGCCGCGCCCGTGCTGCGGCCTGGCCTGGGCAGGCTTCCCAAGATGCAGCCGTTGTGGCGGGCGAGCCGAGTTCACAGCACTTCCCAGGCCTTCACGGAGGTGCTACGACTGCCGAAGAAGAAATTGACGGAACTCGTGTTCCCGCTGCGAGAACTCGAGCGGCACCTCGTCCCGGACTCGAGGCCCGCCCTGCGCCTGAACATCTTCGAGCCGGGCCTGGAGGACATCGCCAGGGCCGAGAGCTTATTTACGGCCACTGCCGCCAACCGCATCGAGTACGTCAGTTCCGCCGTGCGTCTGGACCACGCCCCGAACCTCCCCCGCCCGGAG GTGTGTTTTATAGGCAGAAGCAATGTTGGAAAATCTTCTCTAATAAAGGCTTTATTTTCATTGGCCCCAGAGGTTGAAGTTAGAGTCTCCAAAAAACCG GGTCatacaaagaaaatgaatttttacaaGGTTGGAAAATACTTCACGTTGGTGGACATGCCAGGTTATGGCTATAAAGCACCTGAAGATTTTGTTGACATGGTAGAGACCTATCTAAAAGAACGaaggaa TTTATTgagaacatttttattagtgGACAGTGTTGTTGGAATTCAAAAAACAGACAATATTGCCATAGAAATGTGTGAAGAATTTGCATTACCTTATGTG atGGTATTAACAAAAATTGACAAATCTTCCAAGGGCTATCTATTAAAGCAAGTGCTTCAGATCCAAAAATTTGTTGATACTAAAACACAGGGGTGTTTTCCTCAGTTGTTTCCTGTAAG
- the GTPBP8 gene encoding GTP-binding protein 8 isoform X4 has translation MAAPVLRPGLGRLPKMQPLWRASRVHSTSQAFTEVLRLPKKKLTELVFPLRELERHLVPDSRPALRLNIFEPGLEDIARAESLFTATAANRIEYVSSAVRLDHAPNLPRPEVCFIGRSNVGKSSLIKALFSLAPEVEVRVSKKPGHTKKMNFYKVGKYFTLVDMPGYGYKAPEDFVDMVETYLKERRNLLRTFLLVDSVVGIQKTDNIAIEMCEEFALPYVMVLTKIDKSSKGYLLKQVLQIQKFVDTKTQGCFPQLFPVRQLTIGL, from the exons ATGGCCGCGCCCGTGCTGCGGCCTGGCCTGGGCAGGCTTCCCAAGATGCAGCCGTTGTGGCGGGCGAGCCGAGTTCACAGCACTTCCCAGGCCTTCACGGAGGTGCTACGACTGCCGAAGAAGAAATTGACGGAACTCGTGTTCCCGCTGCGAGAACTCGAGCGGCACCTCGTCCCGGACTCGAGGCCCGCCCTGCGCCTGAACATCTTCGAGCCGGGCCTGGAGGACATCGCCAGGGCCGAGAGCTTATTTACGGCCACTGCCGCCAACCGCATCGAGTACGTCAGTTCCGCCGTGCGTCTGGACCACGCCCCGAACCTCCCCCGCCCGGAG GTGTGTTTTATAGGCAGAAGCAATGTTGGAAAATCTTCTCTAATAAAGGCTTTATTTTCATTGGCCCCAGAGGTTGAAGTTAGAGTCTCCAAAAAACCG GGTCatacaaagaaaatgaatttttacaaGGTTGGAAAATACTTCACGTTGGTGGACATGCCAGGTTATGGCTATAAAGCACCTGAAGATTTTGTTGACATGGTAGAGACCTATCTAAAAGAACGaaggaa TTTATTgagaacatttttattagtgGACAGTGTTGTTGGAATTCAAAAAACAGACAATATTGCCATAGAAATGTGTGAAGAATTTGCATTACCTTATGTG atGGTATTAACAAAAATTGACAAATCTTCCAAGGGCTATCTATTAAAGCAAGTGCTTCAGATCCAAAAATTTGTTGATACTAAAACACAGGGGTGTTTTCCTCAGTTGTTTCCTGTAAG
- the GTPBP8 gene encoding GTP-binding protein 8 isoform X1, whose product MAAPVLRPGLGRLPKMQPLWRASRVHSTSQAFTEVLRLPKKKLTELVFPLRELERHLVPDSRPALRLNIFEPGLEDIARAESLFTATAANRIEYVSSAVRLDHAPNLPRPEVCFIGRSNVGKSSLIKALFSLAPEVEVRVSKKPGHTKKMNFYKVGKYFTLVDMPGYGYKAPEDFVDMVETYLKERRNLLRTFLLVDSVVGIQKTDNIAIEMCEEFALPYVMVLTKIDKSSKGYLLKQVLQIQKFVDTKTQGCFPQLFPVRSLLELPVSIFSLFHLRLHPTLNHSKNKTLLLKSS is encoded by the exons ATGGCCGCGCCCGTGCTGCGGCCTGGCCTGGGCAGGCTTCCCAAGATGCAGCCGTTGTGGCGGGCGAGCCGAGTTCACAGCACTTCCCAGGCCTTCACGGAGGTGCTACGACTGCCGAAGAAGAAATTGACGGAACTCGTGTTCCCGCTGCGAGAACTCGAGCGGCACCTCGTCCCGGACTCGAGGCCCGCCCTGCGCCTGAACATCTTCGAGCCGGGCCTGGAGGACATCGCCAGGGCCGAGAGCTTATTTACGGCCACTGCCGCCAACCGCATCGAGTACGTCAGTTCCGCCGTGCGTCTGGACCACGCCCCGAACCTCCCCCGCCCGGAG GTGTGTTTTATAGGCAGAAGCAATGTTGGAAAATCTTCTCTAATAAAGGCTTTATTTTCATTGGCCCCAGAGGTTGAAGTTAGAGTCTCCAAAAAACCG GGTCatacaaagaaaatgaatttttacaaGGTTGGAAAATACTTCACGTTGGTGGACATGCCAGGTTATGGCTATAAAGCACCTGAAGATTTTGTTGACATGGTAGAGACCTATCTAAAAGAACGaaggaa TTTATTgagaacatttttattagtgGACAGTGTTGTTGGAATTCAAAAAACAGACAATATTGCCATAGAAATGTGTGAAGAATTTGCATTACCTTATGTG atGGTATTAACAAAAATTGACAAATCTTCCAAGGGCTATCTATTAAAGCAAGTGCTTCAGATCCAAAAATTTGTTGATACTAAAACACAGGGGTGTTTTCCTCAGTTGTTTCCTGTAAG ATCTCTGCTGGAACTTCCTGTCAGCATCTTCAGTCTCTTTCACCTTAGGCTTCATCCAACCCTTAAccacagtaaaaataaaacccttcttTTAAAGAGCAGCTAA